From the genome of Alteromonas stellipolaris:
AAATACGAATTCAGCTAAACAAAAAAACGAGCTTGCTAGCACTGAAGTCAGCTCAGGTAACAGCTCAGGTACCAGCACTGGCAGCAGCACCCGCATTAGTACCGATGATGTGGTGTCGATACTGCAAACGCTTAAACCTGATGAACCGCATATTTATGTTCGTTTGGTAAATCAAGAAGGTGCGGCTATTCCTGCATGGGCAGGCCGGCACAGCTTTTTACTACACCCTTACACCGGTGAAGTGCTTCGAGAAGGCGAGGGTTCTGTGGGTGAATTTTTTCACTTGGTCACCGACTTTCATCGCTATTTATCTCTTGCAGGTGACTATCGGGTAATAGGCAAAAACATCACGGCATACGCCAATCTTGTGTTTATCTTTTTGATCGTAAGTGGCCTTTATTTATGGCTACCCAAGCGTTTCAATTTAAGAGCCTTTAAACAGCAAATCCTATTACCCAAAACCTATCAAAATTCACATCATAGAAATCGGCAATGGCATTTTGTCTTCGGTATTTGGTGTTTAATACCGCTATTTGTTATTGCGTTAACAGCTACTATTTTCCATTTCGATTGGGCAAATAAAGCCATATACGGTGCCTTTGGCGAAAGTATACCTGCACGAGAGCAGCATGAGGAAATTACCAGTTTAGCGGCAGATATAGTGCCTTATGAAACGCTCTTTAAAGCAGCCCAGCAACATGCCAATGCGAATAGGTACGAAGATTGGTATTCAATGTGGATGGAAATAGGTGAGCATAAACACGAAGCCCGTTTCTTCATTGATAAAAGCATTGGGCATAGACAAGAACTCGCTTATTCGCTTTTTTTCGATACCCAAACAGGCGAAGTAACTCAGGTACTAAGAAAACAAGATTGGTCTCTTGGCGGGCAAGCCTGGGGTACCGCACGTTTTCTACATACCGGTGAATACTTTGGGGTTGTTGGTCAAACTGTGGCGGGGGGAGTGTCATTGTTTGCGTGTATGCTGGTTTATACCGGTATTGTGCTGGCGTGGCGCAGATTAATAACTGAACCTAGACGACGACAACGCAACGCTGAATTACAACCTTAACAATATGACAATAATTGGGCACACAGGGGTGTGAGTGAGCTGTGACGTTTAGGAACGCGGTAATTCAATTTGAATTTTTAGCCCGCTTCGCTGCCCAGCTTTATGCTTTTCGCTCTGGGCTTCATTTATATAGCTCTGGGCTTCCACTATATAGCTCTGAGCTTCATTTATATGGCTCTGGGCTTCATTTATATGGCTCTGGGCAGTATCCGTATAGTTTTGAGCCTTGATACTGCCGCCTACGGCTTCAATTTGTCGGTGGGCTAACGCCAAACCTAAACCAAAGCCAGTGCTTTGCGATGAATCTATTCGTTCGCCAATGGATGCTCTGGCTTTATCCACCCGAAAGAATGGCTTAAAAATGTCCCCAAGCATATGTTCAGGCACGCCAGGGCCATTATCTTTCACACACAACTGGTAGCCCTGTTCGGAGGTGGTGAGCATAACTTCTACTTCCGATTTT
Proteins encoded in this window:
- a CDS encoding PepSY-associated TM helix domain-containing protein, which produces MSAKSIKKWVFWAHLIAGLIAGIFVLCMSFTGVLLTYERQIVEFSERRYDVEPIHVNTNSAKQKNELASTEVSSGNSSGTSTGSSTRISTDDVVSILQTLKPDEPHIYVRLVNQEGAAIPAWAGRHSFLLHPYTGEVLREGEGSVGEFFHLVTDFHRYLSLAGDYRVIGKNITAYANLVFIFLIVSGLYLWLPKRFNLRAFKQQILLPKTYQNSHHRNRQWHFVFGIWCLIPLFVIALTATIFHFDWANKAIYGAFGESIPAREQHEEITSLAADIVPYETLFKAAQQHANANRYEDWYSMWMEIGEHKHEARFFIDKSIGHRQELAYSLFFDTQTGEVTQVLRKQDWSLGGQAWGTARFLHTGEYFGVVGQTVAGGVSLFACMLVYTGIVLAWRRLITEPRRRQRNAELQP